A genomic window from Exiguobacterium acetylicum DSM 20416 includes:
- a CDS encoding DUF2627 family protein — protein MRIIGLLSLLIPGIIGAIGIKLMRDSVFLIAQVPFKYLGDAAYVYVLQGLVGLILAMGGIGFVAGYVFYRDRKRGKVSDRYQKK, from the coding sequence ATGCGTATCATTGGTTTGCTCTCATTATTAATCCCCGGCATCATCGGCGCGATTGGTATTAAGCTCATGCGTGATAGTGTTTTTCTAATTGCACAAGTGCCGTTTAAATACTTAGGCGATGCGGCTTACGTATATGTATTGCAAGGTCTCGTTGGTTTGATTCTTGCGATGGGTGGCATTGGATTTGTCGCAGGATATGTTTTTTATCGCGATCGAAAACGTGGAAAAGTCTCCGACCGCTATCAAAAAAAATGA
- a CDS encoding dihydrofolate reductase family protein codes for MRKIIVFEHLSLDGVIQAPSGKNEDVSNDFEQGGWTAPFQHPEIGQVIREWMQEDCSLLLGRKTYEQWSSYWPLHPDIWPVADHAMKYVATRHTPPILWQPTTYLNQPTSELTRLKQQDGPPLHVWGSSQLVHTLYQADLIDELRLILYPVIIGSGKRLFPDNGMTPITWNVTKRHTFDNGVLIACYERDRN; via the coding sequence ATGCGAAAAATCATCGTATTCGAACATCTATCGTTAGACGGTGTCATTCAAGCACCGAGCGGAAAGAATGAGGATGTGAGCAACGACTTCGAACAAGGGGGATGGACTGCTCCATTTCAACATCCTGAGATTGGTCAGGTCATCCGTGAATGGATGCAAGAGGATTGCTCCCTGTTACTCGGTCGCAAGACATACGAGCAATGGTCGAGTTACTGGCCACTCCACCCAGATATCTGGCCAGTTGCTGATCATGCCATGAAGTATGTTGCTACGCGTCATACACCACCTATTCTTTGGCAGCCGACGACTTATTTGAATCAACCAACTTCTGAACTAACACGCTTGAAACAACAGGACGGACCACCACTTCACGTCTGGGGGAGTAGTCAACTCGTTCATACGCTTTATCAAGCCGATCTGATCGATGAACTTCGATTGATCCTCTATCCCGTCATCATTGGTTCTGGTAAACGTCTATTTCCCGACAACGGAATGACGCCCATCACTTGGAATGTCACGAAACGACACACGTTTGATAACGGCGTATTGATCGCTTGCTATGAACGGGATAGGAACTAA